In Nitrobacteraceae bacterium AZCC 1564, the following proteins share a genomic window:
- a CDS encoding CDP-glucose 4,6-dehydratase (product_source=KO:K01709; cath_funfam=3.40.50.720; cog=COG0451; ko=KO:K01709; pfam=PF16363; superfamily=51735; tigrfam=TIGR02622): MKQFNRDFWNGRRVFVTGHMGFKGTWLCSLLESLGAESVGFGYDDREHLLYNEQNLTRHTHRVGNINDFAALKAAAAHSGAEVMFHLAAQPIVLTSYADPIGTFETNVTGTVRVLEAARSVPSLKAIIIVTSDKVYRNNEWVWGYREQDVLGGNDPYSASKAAAEIATQAMVKSFFAKIGAPRVATVRAGNVIGGGDWADFRLLPDAAKAISAGKPLVVRNPKSTRPWQHVLDPLTGYLMLAERLASGIVDGGAWNFGPAQEDMATVGEVADLFVAAWGNDARWITAPEQHDEKHEARQLAVDSAKARRELGWLPRWKATEAVQRTAAWYRDYAAGEKAAVLIERDITDYFTR, encoded by the coding sequence ATGAAACAATTCAACCGCGATTTTTGGAACGGTCGACGCGTCTTTGTCACCGGTCATATGGGCTTCAAAGGCACCTGGCTGTGCTCATTGCTGGAAAGCCTTGGCGCTGAGAGCGTTGGCTTCGGCTACGATGACCGCGAACATCTACTCTATAACGAACAGAATCTAACTCGTCATACCCATCGCGTAGGCAACATCAATGACTTTGCCGCGCTCAAAGCAGCTGCGGCTCATTCTGGCGCCGAAGTGATGTTTCACCTCGCCGCGCAGCCAATCGTTCTCACGTCGTACGCCGATCCGATTGGCACGTTCGAGACCAATGTGACGGGAACAGTTCGGGTGTTGGAGGCGGCGCGCTCCGTGCCGTCTCTCAAAGCGATCATCATTGTCACGAGCGATAAGGTGTATCGAAACAATGAATGGGTGTGGGGCTATCGCGAGCAGGATGTGCTCGGAGGGAACGATCCCTACAGCGCGTCCAAGGCGGCTGCCGAAATTGCCACGCAAGCGATGGTCAAATCGTTTTTTGCCAAGATTGGTGCGCCTAGGGTGGCCACCGTGCGTGCCGGCAATGTGATCGGCGGAGGCGACTGGGCCGACTTTCGTCTGTTGCCGGATGCAGCAAAGGCGATCAGTGCCGGGAAGCCTCTGGTTGTGCGCAATCCCAAGTCAACACGTCCGTGGCAGCACGTGCTTGATCCCCTAACGGGATACTTGATGTTAGCGGAGCGCCTTGCTTCAGGGATTGTCGATGGCGGTGCATGGAATTTTGGTCCGGCACAAGAGGACATGGCGACGGTCGGCGAGGTCGCCGATTTATTTGTCGCAGCTTGGGGAAATGACGCACGGTGGATTACTGCCCCTGAGCAACACGATGAAAAGCATGAGGCCCGTCAACTTGCGGTCGATTCCGCGAAGGCCCGCCGCGAGTTGGGATGGTTGCCGCGCTGGAAGGCGACCGAGGCTGTACAGCGGACAGCTGCCTGGTATCGGGACTATGCTGCAGGCGAAAAGGCGGCAGTATTGATCGAAAGGGATATAACGGACTACTTCACGCGATAA
- a CDS encoding UDP-glucose 4-epimerase (product_source=KO:K01784; cath_funfam=3.40.50.720; cog=COG0451; ko=KO:K01784; pfam=PF01370; superfamily=51735), whose protein sequence is MINHAPLRKTVLLTGTTGFIGRHVARRLANVGARVISLQRSELCVPGVTETIQIAEFSAPHISDALQGRSFDWLIHLAAAGVSPFDRDIARLLSVNVDGTRALVVAAAGWPASAVFVAGSGSAYDLRNVDHPITELHRCETLNAYGASKAAASIMASAIAENLKLSLAVGHIFGVYGPGEPAHRLLPSLYNGLCRSERVSLSSGQQRRDMLFVDDLVDAIISATSYVDLNSVRLIANISTGAPITVREFAETVAETMNANKDLLGFGDIPTRPDEVKYFSGDHSLLTKLTGWRPSTNIQTGIKLSISAIAHDSVNATPHALVGLRPV, encoded by the coding sequence ATGATCAATCACGCACCGCTACGAAAAACAGTCCTGTTAACTGGAACGACTGGCTTCATCGGCCGGCATGTCGCAAGGCGTCTGGCAAATGTGGGCGCTCGCGTGATCTCGCTTCAGCGATCTGAGCTTTGTGTCCCCGGAGTTACTGAAACGATTCAGATCGCCGAATTCTCGGCGCCGCACATTTCCGACGCGCTGCAAGGGAGGTCGTTTGATTGGCTCATTCACCTCGCTGCGGCCGGCGTAAGTCCTTTCGATCGTGACATTGCTCGGCTGCTTTCGGTCAATGTCGACGGCACCAGGGCACTTGTTGTTGCTGCCGCAGGTTGGCCCGCATCTGCGGTATTCGTCGCGGGCTCAGGCTCGGCCTACGATCTCCGCAACGTCGACCATCCGATCACAGAACTCCACCGCTGTGAGACGTTGAACGCATATGGTGCCTCAAAGGCTGCCGCTTCCATCATGGCGTCGGCGATAGCGGAAAACTTGAAACTCTCCTTGGCGGTCGGACATATCTTTGGTGTCTATGGCCCTGGAGAGCCGGCACACCGACTCTTGCCCTCGCTCTACAATGGGCTTTGTCGTTCAGAGCGTGTGTCACTCAGTAGCGGCCAGCAGCGGCGTGATATGCTCTTCGTCGATGATCTGGTGGACGCGATCATATCTGCGACCAGCTATGTTGACCTCAACTCGGTTCGGTTGATCGCAAACATCAGTACCGGCGCGCCGATCACAGTTCGAGAGTTTGCGGAAACTGTCGCCGAGACAATGAATGCTAATAAGGACCTTCTCGGCTTTGGTGACATCCCAACCCGCCCCGATGAGGTCAAATACTTTTCCGGCGACCATTCGCTTTTGACAAAGCTCACGGGATGGCGGCCTTCCACAAACATTCAGACGGGAATAAAGCTATCCATCAGCGCGATAGCGCACGATAGTGTCAATGCCACCCCGCACGCTCTTGTTGGTCTAAGGCCTGTTTGA
- a CDS encoding glycosyltransferase involved in cell wall biosynthesis (product_source=COG0463; cath_funfam=3.90.550.10; cog=COG0463; ko=KO:K20534; pfam=PF00535; superfamily=53448; transmembrane_helix_parts=Inside_1_253,TMhelix_254_276,Outside_277_290,TMhelix_291_313,Inside_314_352): MLGRQYSRTHFCLVGSVVENSLAAAKPLISIIIPVYNEEDNVDRTYLELKRVADELSDYRFEFVFTDNHSTDRTFIKLSEIASRDPDVRVARFARNFGFQKSILTGYRLARGVAAIQIDADLQDPPSMFGPFLEKWKEGYDVVVGVRRNRKESLFLRRCRRAYYRLLRRLDGPHLILDAGDFRLIDRSVIERLRPIYESHIYLRGLISSLARRQIGIPFDRSERLYNESKFRFPSLLRLALDGILAHSSLPLRISFYVGLIIAFAAMCLAAFYLAVRIFSADTIPRGFTTTQLLVLFGIGLNSVFLGILGIYVGRIYDQVRKRPPTIISDLVNFDQELETIERELSQMSKSE, from the coding sequence TTGCTAGGGCGGCAGTATTCAAGAACTCATTTTTGTTTGGTGGGCTCCGTGGTTGAAAATAGTCTGGCTGCGGCAAAGCCGCTCATCTCAATCATCATCCCGGTTTATAATGAGGAAGATAACGTCGATAGAACTTATCTGGAGTTGAAGCGCGTCGCGGACGAGCTCAGCGATTATCGATTTGAATTTGTTTTCACTGATAATCATTCCACAGACCGAACATTCATCAAACTCTCGGAAATTGCCTCGCGCGATCCGGATGTGCGCGTGGCGCGCTTTGCGCGAAATTTCGGCTTCCAGAAGTCGATATTGACCGGCTATCGGCTGGCGCGGGGGGTCGCGGCAATTCAAATCGATGCCGACCTTCAGGACCCTCCGTCGATGTTTGGGCCCTTTCTTGAAAAATGGAAAGAAGGCTACGATGTTGTTGTTGGTGTGCGGCGTAACCGCAAGGAAAGCCTCTTTCTGCGGCGTTGCCGTCGAGCTTACTATCGCCTCTTACGTCGCCTCGATGGCCCACATCTGATACTCGATGCGGGTGATTTCCGCCTGATCGATCGATCGGTGATCGAGCGGCTTCGCCCGATCTACGAATCTCATATTTATTTGCGTGGGTTGATTTCATCGCTCGCAAGACGGCAGATCGGTATTCCCTTTGATCGCTCAGAGCGGCTCTATAACGAGAGCAAGTTCCGGTTTCCCAGTCTTTTACGATTGGCTCTCGATGGCATCCTTGCGCATTCCAGCTTGCCTCTGCGCATCTCGTTTTATGTGGGTTTGATCATCGCCTTCGCGGCAATGTGCTTGGCGGCCTTTTATCTCGCCGTGCGGATTTTCTCCGCAGATACTATCCCTAGAGGTTTTACGACCACGCAGCTTCTGGTGCTGTTCGGGATCGGACTGAACAGCGTTTTTCTGGGTATTCTCGGTATCTACGTTGGCCGCATTTACGATCAGGTGCGCAAGCGGCCACCAACGATTATCTCCGATCTGGTAAATTTCGATCAGGAGCTTGAAACCATCGAGCGAGAATTGTCGCAAATGAGCAAGTCAGAATAA
- a CDS encoding myo-inositol-1(or 4)-monophosphatase (product_source=KO:K01092; cath_funfam=3.30.540.10,3.40.190.80; cog=COG0483; ko=KO:K01092; pfam=PF00459; superfamily=56655; tigrfam=TIGR02067), with amino-acid sequence MTVIDFTAFIGRLATASGETILPFFRTSLGVENKNTGRDLDPVTEADRAAEAVMRRMIKENFPQHGIVGEEFGSERADAEYVWVLDPIDGTKSFIAGLPIWGTLIALMHHGTPVFGMMHQPYIGERFSGDSGSAIYNGPSGKRNLAVRKCASLAEATLFTTSPRLMNATDCAQFEKVEKEVRLSRYGGDCYAYCMLAAGHLDLIIETELKPYDVAALIPIVDGAGGIMTTWDGKPAQSGGRIVAAGDKRVHEAAMKILNG; translated from the coding sequence GTGACAGTTATCGACTTCACCGCCTTCATTGGACGACTGGCGACCGCCTCCGGCGAAACCATTCTTCCCTTTTTCCGCACCTCACTTGGCGTCGAAAACAAGAACACGGGCCGCGATCTAGATCCGGTGACGGAAGCCGATCGCGCGGCCGAAGCCGTCATGCGGCGGATGATCAAAGAGAACTTTCCCCAGCACGGCATCGTCGGCGAGGAATTTGGTTCAGAACGCGCAGACGCGGAGTACGTCTGGGTCCTCGATCCCATCGACGGCACCAAGTCATTCATTGCTGGACTGCCAATCTGGGGCACGCTGATTGCGCTCATGCATCACGGCACACCCGTGTTCGGCATGATGCATCAACCTTACATCGGCGAGCGGTTTAGCGGCGATAGCGGCTCCGCGATCTATAATGGCCCTTCGGGAAAACGAAACTTGGCCGTGCGCAAATGCGCATCGCTGGCGGAAGCAACGCTGTTCACCACAAGTCCGCGCCTGATGAATGCGACGGACTGTGCGCAATTCGAAAAAGTCGAGAAGGAAGTCCGGCTGTCACGCTACGGCGGCGATTGCTACGCCTATTGCATGCTGGCCGCTGGACACCTTGATCTCATCATCGAAACCGAACTCAAACCCTATGACGTTGCGGCCTTGATCCCGATCGTGGACGGCGCCGGCGGGATCATGACCACGTGGGACGGTAAGCCCGCTCAATCAGGCGGCCGCATCGTTGCCGCGGGCGACAAGCGCGTGCACGAAGCCGCCATGAAAATCTTGAACGGCTAA
- a CDS encoding N-formylglutamate amidohydrolase (product_source=COG3741; cog=COG3741; pfam=PF05013; superfamily=53187), translating to MTQFDTSLPSDELPPFEIVEPAVWRAPIIFNSPHSGSVYPREFLAASRIDEAVLRRSEDSFMDEIVADLAGHGFPIVRVNFPRSYVDVNREPYELDPRMFAGRLPSFANTRSMRVAGGLGTIPRVVGDGQEIYSQRLDVEEALSRIEALYKPYHRALRRLINKAHEAFGTVILVDCHSMPSVGVSRDEPKRPDLVIGDRYGTSCAALLPDIVEDTFKTLGYSVGRNKPYAGGFITEHYGNPANGLHTIQLELNRAIYMDERRRERRANFRNVADDFMVLADALAMIPLDMLGPFQAAAE from the coding sequence ATGACGCAGTTTGACACCAGTCTGCCCAGCGATGAGTTGCCGCCGTTTGAGATCGTTGAGCCAGCCGTCTGGCGAGCGCCGATCATCTTCAACTCCCCACATTCCGGTTCGGTCTATCCGCGCGAATTTCTAGCGGCCTCCCGGATCGATGAAGCGGTCCTGCGGCGCTCGGAGGATTCGTTCATGGACGAGATCGTCGCCGATCTCGCCGGACACGGCTTTCCGATTGTCCGTGTCAATTTCCCGCGCTCCTATGTGGATGTGAACCGCGAGCCCTATGAACTCGATCCGCGCATGTTCGCCGGCCGGCTTCCAAGCTTTGCCAACACCCGCTCCATGCGCGTGGCGGGCGGGCTCGGAACCATTCCGCGGGTCGTCGGCGATGGACAAGAGATCTACAGCCAACGGCTCGACGTCGAAGAGGCGCTCTCGCGGATCGAAGCGCTTTACAAGCCGTATCATCGCGCGTTGCGGCGCCTGATCAACAAGGCACACGAGGCTTTCGGGACAGTGATCCTGGTAGATTGTCACTCGATGCCGTCGGTCGGCGTGTCGCGGGATGAACCTAAACGCCCGGACCTGGTCATTGGCGATCGCTACGGGACGAGCTGCGCCGCGCTGCTGCCGGATATCGTCGAGGATACATTCAAGACGCTTGGCTATTCGGTCGGCCGGAATAAGCCTTACGCGGGTGGATTTATTACCGAGCACTACGGTAATCCGGCCAATGGCCTGCACACGATCCAACTTGAACTCAATCGCGCGATCTACATGGATGAACGTCGCCGTGAGCGCCGTGCGAATTTCCGCAACGTCGCCGACGATTTCATGGTTCTGGCGGATGCGCTGGCGATGATTCCACTCGACATGCTTGGTCCTTTCCAGGCCGCAGCCGAATAA
- a CDS encoding glucose-1-phosphate cytidylyltransferase (product_source=KO:K00978; cath_funfam=3.90.550.10; cog=COG1208; ko=KO:K00978; pfam=PF00483; superfamily=53448; tigrfam=TIGR02623) has protein sequence MKVVILAGGLGTRLSEVTQLVPKPLVEVGDRPIIWHIMKMYAAAGFDEFVVCCGYKGHLLKSYFVNYFTENYDVTVHLGENRVDFHGNPNERWTVTLVDTGLNTMTGGRIKRILPYVGNETFCLTYGDGVSDVNIRALVAFHRSQGRLATVTAVPSPGRFGILDIDNTESVTRFHEKPDNEMGWINGGFFVVEPSVVDYINGDDTTWEREPLERLARDGSLAAFRHRGFWKPMDTLRDQRELEALWNSGKAPWKSW, from the coding sequence ATGAAAGTTGTAATTCTGGCGGGAGGTTTGGGGACACGCCTCTCCGAAGTCACCCAACTTGTTCCTAAGCCGCTGGTCGAAGTGGGTGACCGCCCGATCATATGGCACATCATGAAGATGTACGCTGCGGCGGGATTTGATGAGTTCGTCGTTTGCTGTGGTTACAAGGGCCACCTCCTCAAATCCTATTTCGTCAATTATTTCACCGAGAACTACGACGTTACGGTCCATCTTGGAGAGAACCGCGTTGATTTTCACGGAAATCCAAACGAGCGCTGGACCGTCACACTGGTCGATACCGGTCTGAACACGATGACGGGCGGCCGCATCAAGCGTATCCTCCCTTATGTGGGCAATGAGACGTTTTGTTTGACCTATGGCGATGGTGTCTCCGACGTCAACATCCGTGCGCTGGTCGCTTTTCATCGCAGCCAGGGACGTCTCGCGACGGTGACTGCCGTTCCATCGCCGGGCCGGTTTGGTATCCTCGACATTGACAACACTGAAAGCGTGACTCGCTTCCACGAGAAACCTGACAATGAAATGGGCTGGATTAACGGGGGATTTTTCGTCGTCGAACCATCGGTGGTCGACTACATAAATGGTGATGATACGACGTGGGAGCGTGAACCTCTTGAACGATTGGCGCGAGACGGCTCGCTTGCTGCTTTCCGTCACCGCGGGTTCTGGAAGCCAATGGATACACTGCGTGATCAGCGTGAATTGGAGGCGCTCTGGAATTCTGGCAAAGCGCCTTGGAAAAGCTGGTAG
- a CDS encoding putative flippase GtrA (product_source=COG2246; cog=COG2246; pfam=PF04138; superfamily=103491; transmembrane_helix_parts=Inside_1_33,TMhelix_34_56,Outside_57_59,TMhelix_60_82,Inside_83_93,TMhelix_94_116,Outside_117_119,TMhelix_120_142,Inside_143_157) translates to MHVPSSKAPRSRIDTLSSALLAVVPRSLHRLVRFGLSGIAATLFYIALTNVLVLALHVPPVTASVCAYILSIGVSYILQSRFTFQVGRDSFDQIAKFVVTSIAGLAVSWCVMAWSTNLMAWPYFVGATIVCFLIPVANFFMFRGWVFAVGRSAEVSS, encoded by the coding sequence ATGCACGTTCCGTCATCCAAGGCTCCGCGTAGCAGAATTGATACGTTGTCGTCGGCTTTGTTGGCGGTTGTGCCGCGATCTCTGCATCGGCTCGTTCGTTTCGGGCTGTCAGGTATCGCGGCGACCTTGTTCTATATCGCGTTGACCAATGTTCTCGTTCTGGCTCTGCATGTGCCGCCGGTGACCGCATCCGTTTGCGCTTATATTCTGTCGATTGGCGTCTCTTATATCTTGCAAAGCCGTTTCACGTTCCAAGTGGGACGAGATTCGTTCGATCAAATTGCCAAGTTTGTCGTTACATCCATTGCAGGGCTAGCCGTTTCGTGGTGCGTGATGGCATGGAGCACAAATCTGATGGCATGGCCCTATTTTGTCGGTGCCACGATTGTTTGCTTCCTGATTCCTGTCGCGAACTTCTTTATGTTCCGCGGATGGGTGTTTGCCGTAGGCAGGAGCGCAGAAGTAAGTTCCTAG
- a CDS encoding putative membrane protein YfcA (product_source=COG0730; cog=COG0730; ko=KO:K07090; pfam=PF01925; superfamily=103039; transmembrane_helix_parts=Inside_1_6,TMhelix_7_29,Outside_30_43,TMhelix_44_66,Inside_67_72,TMhelix_73_95,Outside_96_99,TMhelix_100_122,Inside_123_128,TMhelix_129_151,Outside_152_165,TMhelix_166_185,Inside_186_191,TMhelix_192_214,Outside_215_223,TMhelix_224_241,Inside_242_250) — protein MSDPILFLIAAVFLLAGFVKGTIGMGLPTVAIGLLATRMSPAQALAIVIVPSLVTNIWQTFGGPYLRDILRRLWPLMAGVCIGIWSGSGLMTGPYAPYGTIVLGVLLVIYAIVGLSKVRFSVPRSNEKWIGGIVGALTGLVSAATGVQVIPSMPFMQAIGMEKDELVQALGVFFTTASVALIFNLSDAGLMSVSIALPGAVAMVAAFAGMYIGQVLRSRMSPDTFRRWFLISMMMLGIYLASKTLMKLHG, from the coding sequence ATGTCTGATCCGATTCTTTTCTTGATCGCCGCCGTCTTTCTCCTTGCAGGTTTTGTGAAGGGGACAATCGGCATGGGCCTTCCCACCGTCGCGATCGGGTTGCTCGCAACCCGTATGTCCCCTGCTCAGGCTCTCGCTATCGTGATCGTACCCTCGCTCGTCACGAACATCTGGCAAACCTTCGGCGGCCCTTATCTGCGCGATATCCTGCGGCGGCTGTGGCCGCTGATGGCGGGCGTATGCATCGGCATCTGGTCGGGCTCCGGCCTGATGACGGGTCCGTATGCACCATATGGCACCATCGTTCTCGGCGTGCTGCTGGTGATCTATGCCATCGTTGGCCTGTCGAAAGTCCGCTTCAGCGTTCCGCGCTCCAACGAGAAATGGATCGGCGGAATTGTCGGAGCGTTGACAGGACTGGTATCCGCGGCCACCGGCGTGCAGGTTATTCCCTCGATGCCTTTCATGCAGGCCATCGGCATGGAAAAGGACGAACTGGTCCAGGCACTGGGCGTCTTTTTCACCACGGCCTCGGTGGCGCTGATCTTCAACCTGAGCGATGCCGGATTGATGAGCGTCTCAATTGCGCTGCCCGGTGCCGTTGCGATGGTGGCAGCTTTTGCGGGCATGTATATCGGCCAGGTGCTTCGCTCGCGCATGTCACCCGACACATTCCGACGCTGGTTCCTGATTTCGATGATGATGCTTGGGATTTATCTCGCCAGCAAAACGCTGATGAAGCTGCACGGCTAA
- a CDS encoding ubiquinone/menaquinone biosynthesis C-methylase UbiE (product_source=COG2226; cath_funfam=3.40.50.150; cog=COG2226; pfam=PF08241; superfamily=53335) produces the protein MADVNPEQVTQAQVAKDFDDFADAYEDKINAAVAFGGKEHAFYIDIKRNHILRLAQQHFERVDDLEVLDLGCGIGAYHPGLEGKFRELHGIDVSVRSVEAAAARHPFVHYASFDGERLPYSDGQFSVVFTVCVMHHVPPPLWTTFIGEMYRVIKPGGLALVFEHNPYNPATQYIVKTCDIDKDAVLLRPGKLRHMFTRAGFNKVQTRTIISVLPVGRFLTSLDSLLGYLPFGAQYYLSGTKSA, from the coding sequence ATGGCTGACGTTAACCCCGAGCAAGTTACACAGGCGCAGGTCGCGAAAGACTTCGACGACTTTGCTGACGCGTATGAAGACAAGATCAATGCCGCGGTGGCTTTCGGTGGCAAGGAACATGCATTCTATATCGATATCAAGCGTAACCACATCCTGCGGCTAGCACAGCAGCATTTTGAACGCGTCGATGACCTTGAAGTCCTTGACCTCGGTTGCGGGATCGGTGCTTATCATCCGGGCTTGGAAGGCAAGTTCCGCGAGCTGCACGGCATCGATGTCTCAGTTCGCAGCGTTGAGGCTGCAGCGGCACGACACCCATTTGTTCACTATGCAAGTTTCGATGGGGAGCGCTTGCCCTACAGCGACGGGCAGTTTTCGGTGGTCTTCACAGTTTGTGTCATGCATCACGTGCCGCCGCCGTTATGGACCACATTCATCGGCGAGATGTACAGAGTCATCAAACCAGGAGGGCTGGCGCTCGTCTTCGAGCACAATCCTTACAATCCGGCGACGCAATATATCGTCAAGACTTGCGACATCGATAAAGATGCCGTCCTGCTACGGCCTGGCAAGCTACGCCATATGTTCACCCGCGCGGGCTTCAATAAAGTCCAGACTCGTACGATCATTTCCGTTTTGCCCGTTGGGCGATTCCTGACAAGTCTCGACTCGCTGCTTGGTTATCTTCCGTTTGGTGCGCAGTACTATCTGAGCGGCACGAAGTCCGCTTGA
- a CDS encoding DNA-binding transcriptional LysR family regulator (product_source=COG0583; cath_funfam=1.10.10.10,3.40.190.10; cog=COG0583; pfam=PF00126,PF03466; superfamily=46785,53850) — MHFDLTDLRLFVAIAETRSITHGAERVALALASASARIKALEAALGVSLLERQRRGVRLTAAGESLLDHARIVLHQVATLQGELAVYARGMKARIHMLANTSGAVEHLPKALASFLAAYPSISIDVEERESPEIGVALASGAADIGIAIDTALPEALDRFPFCDDRLVLIVSEQDEAARRRQISFGDIVGREFVGLAEGSALQNHIAAHAAGLGARLRMRARLKNFDAMCQMVEAGVGVAVIPEAAARRYSRSAKIKAVRMTDPWTTRRLVICMRNRRSLARPVQQLADHLRMFAKV; from the coding sequence ATGCATTTCGATTTGACCGATCTCAGGCTCTTTGTGGCGATTGCGGAGACCCGCAGCATCACCCATGGCGCTGAGCGCGTGGCTCTTGCGCTCGCTTCGGCAAGCGCGCGCATCAAGGCGCTAGAAGCTGCCCTTGGGGTCTCGCTGCTGGAGCGCCAGCGGCGTGGCGTGCGATTGACGGCGGCCGGTGAAAGCCTGCTCGATCACGCCCGGATTGTCCTGCATCAGGTTGCAACCCTACAGGGGGAACTTGCGGTCTATGCGCGGGGCATGAAAGCCCGCATTCATATGCTTGCCAACACCTCCGGCGCCGTCGAGCACCTGCCGAAGGCGCTGGCGTCCTTTCTGGCGGCGTACCCGTCGATCAGCATTGATGTGGAGGAGCGCGAAAGCCCGGAGATTGGCGTCGCTTTGGCTTCCGGTGCGGCCGATATTGGCATCGCCATCGACACGGCTCTGCCCGAAGCCCTGGATCGCTTTCCATTTTGTGATGATCGGCTGGTCCTGATTGTGTCGGAGCAGGATGAGGCGGCGCGACGGCGGCAGATCTCGTTCGGCGACATCGTGGGGCGAGAATTCGTAGGTCTCGCCGAGGGGAGCGCGCTGCAGAACCATATCGCAGCACATGCCGCAGGTCTCGGAGCCCGGCTTCGCATGCGTGCGCGGCTGAAGAATTTCGATGCTATGTGTCAGATGGTTGAAGCAGGTGTGGGTGTGGCGGTTATTCCCGAGGCAGCCGCACGGCGCTATAGCCGGTCAGCAAAAATCAAGGCGGTGCGGATGACCGATCCTTGGACTACTCGCAGGCTTGTCATCTGCATGCGCAACCGGCGCTCGCTGGCCCGGCCTGTGCAGCAACTGGCCGATCACTTGAGGATGTTTGCAAAAGTTTGA
- a CDS encoding two-component system cell cycle response regulator CpdR (product_source=KO:K13589; cath_funfam=3.40.50.2300; cog=COG2204; ko=KO:K13589; pfam=PF00072; smart=SM00448; superfamily=52172): MQHKILLAEDDNDMRRFLVKALENAGFQVSSYDNGLSAYQRLREEPFEMLLTDIVMPEMDGIELARRASELDPDIKIMFITGFAAVALNADSEAPKNAKVLSKPVHLRELVSEVNKMLAA; the protein is encoded by the coding sequence ATGCAGCACAAAATTCTCCTTGCCGAAGATGACAACGACATGCGCCGCTTTCTGGTCAAGGCGTTGGAGAACGCCGGTTTCCAGGTGTCATCCTATGATAACGGCTTGTCAGCGTATCAGAGGTTGCGCGAGGAGCCTTTTGAAATGCTTCTAACCGACATTGTGATGCCGGAGATGGACGGTATCGAACTCGCGCGCCGGGCCTCGGAACTCGACCCTGACATCAAGATCATGTTTATCACCGGATTCGCCGCCGTGGCCCTTAATGCGGATTCTGAGGCGCCCAAGAATGCCAAAGTTCTGTCCAAGCCGGTTCATCTGCGGGAATTGGTCAGCGAAGTGAACAAGATGCTCGCGGCCTGA